A stretch of DNA from Rattus rattus isolate New Zealand chromosome 18, Rrattus_CSIRO_v1, whole genome shotgun sequence:
GGTGGACGAGCTGCCCGCCAACATACTGCTAGTGCGCCTGCTGGATGGCATCCGCCAGAGGCCCCGCACAGGCGCCAGCCCTGGGAGCAGCCCTCCTGCGCGCCCGGGGCCGGGTACGTTCCCAGCGTTGGCAGGCGGTGCTGGAGGGGCGACAGGCAGTCCCCCGCGTTCTCCCGTCTTTCTCTCAGCGGCAGCAGGCAGCTCTACCTCCAGTTTGTGCGACGCGGCGACTAATAGGAGCGTGCCTGTGGCTAAGGTAAGAAGGTACCCCAATGACATGGCGCCACTGTGTGGGAATGTGTATGCTTGTGCGCACGTGGATGTGCGAGTAGTTGTGATTAGAAGAAGAGGCTAGCCGTGGCTCACtcgtttgttttattcttctttcacaaCTCTGTTTTCCAGGGACTCTGCTTAGCTGTCAGTTTCCACTTTACCAGTTCTTGGCTACATCCCATCACAGCATTCCAAGCTCCTGCCCCCCATCCTTTCTTCAAACTTCTTGTGGACTCCTTAAGTCGCTTTCCAAGCACATGAGCCCATCTGCTCCCCAGAACCTGTTCATATGTGAGGCAGAACCCAACCTTTCATTAGGTGGACATGCCTTCTGTTCCTGCCACTCTACCCCTTTTGACTAGACCGGtaggtctgtctgtccatccatttgTCCGTCTAtccgtccatccattcatccattcatccatctttaACTTTGGTCACCCAATTCTCCAGAAACAACCATCTTCTGCCACACCTCCTTAGTCCTGCTCCTTCTCAGGCCACCAGTTGTGGGGACTTATTGCTTAATGGTTCACTGGTTCTGATCACTGACAGGGAGTCAGTTAGCAGTCTCTTGCCTGCTTAGCcgtggaggacaggagagggcaaAGTGGGCAGACACTGCCCGTAGAGAATGACATCTACAGCAGCCCCAGAAAGAAGGACCTTACCTATAGTCTTCAGGAACACTTACTTCATCGCATGCTTGGGCGTGGCATTCTCTAGCCGAGCCTTAGCTGTGGGCTCTTAAGCAGGGTTGCTTTCCAAGGTGGATAGTTGTTTTTAACTTTCCATATTAGATTTTCCCAGCTGCAGTGTATAGACGTCACTACTTCTGTTCTCGTTGGAGGGTGTTTTGTGGATGGCTGAGTTTGAGTTTTCTGTGAATCAGGAAGAAAGGGCGGGCAAAGGCAGACAAGGAATATCCATGCCTTCTTAGGACGGTCACCAAAGGATCACAATTCAAATCTGGCTTTTAACTGTGATTAAATCTAGCTAAATGCTCCATTAGACGTTCAGAAACTTCTTTCTTGCCCATGTTGCTTTTAATCTAACATCAGAATTAAAGGCTTTTATTTGCAAGATTTGGTGCTtgcttcctcctgcttcagtaATCACGTGACCTTTGGAGCTATGGTTCTGGGCTTTTTGATAACTGCTGACAGATGAGGGTGCAGTTCACCTTGAGGAGTCGTAGTTGGCCTGGGTGTAAGGAAGCGTCTGGTGGAGGAAAAGGCCAGCCTCAGACTGCTCCTGGAAATAATGCTGTTCAGAACATTCTTTAGAACGTGTCTGTCCACGAGGTGAGAGCTTATAGCTTTAGTATTAGTCTCAGACATAAGGAATTCATGTTCGCCTTGATGATTTTGAGACCCTGGTTGATTCTGTGTGGCCACGCATATCATGGTttaggatgtctgcacttctgggaatttgagaacatgttttctttctgtcgtGTCAGCTAGAGTGCAGGCTCTCCCTCACAGTTGACTCAAAAGGACTGAGTCCAGGTTCTGCGGAAAAGCCAGAATGAAACCTAGTGTTAGTTACCATGTTCAGAGAGCAAAGCGGCAGAGGCAGGGATGGTAATATCTGCGGCTTTTGTTACTGATTATCAGTAGTGATTGGGTCTCTTCTTGGTCAGCTGGAAGCCTTCTGTGCTCCAGCCACACTACCACTTTGGGGTGACAGCATTAGGCCTTGATGGGCAGTCTTGGGGACAGTGTGGATGTGACTGAAGGCAGGGACTGAAACTGCGTGTTATGGAGACGTGAGCCACCGGTAAgctgagaaggcagagagcacCTAAAAATCACTTCCCAATGGGCTCTTGGTACTCCAGTGTCCCTGAATTGTCCCTGTATGAATGGCTCCCAGTGAGGCTGAATTCTGAATATTGCTGCATGTTGTTTAATAAGCGGACCCCTATTCCATCATTTTAACAAACACCAAGTATGACCTAATAGTAACCATAAGTATTGAATTTCTCCTTTCTAGATTAGAAGCTTCTCAGATCTTTCGGGCTACAGGAGATATGTAAACTTTTAGGGTGTATAAACTATAGATAAATATCTAGATAGCTTACCTGCATTCTTAATTCAGTTACAGCTGAATTTGGGAACTGTGTCAGGGATAAAATGTACATTCTTTTGAGCAGGGCTTGGTTCTCTTCTGCACACTTGGAGTCCCCTACCTGATAAGCAGGGCCTCTCAACTCCGTTCTCACATGAGTGATTTGAGATGAggctttaaagaagaaatcagTTACTGATACTGCCCCTAGGAAGTTTGTACCGATTACATAGTTTGGGATCATCAATCGCTCCATTTGCTGGTAAATACTCTCTGTACGGTTACTTAAAGCGATGTTTAAGTCTGGTTTTGATGATAACTGTAAAACTATTGACGTAACTTGTATTGATTCCTACATAATTGATTATACTATTCTAtttgttatattatttatatcattataattaatatatataattaatgtgTGCTGACTTTTTCAATTTGACTTTATTGTTTTGAAAGTTCCCCCAGGGAACATCCAAAGTATTATCCACTGGGTTTCATGAGGGCAGCCTAAGAGTgacactggggctggggaggtagcttgGTGGCACAGTACTTGTCTAGGATGCCggagaccctgggttccatctacAGCAATCCAACAAACAGGCAGGCAAGGAATGTGCCAAAAGGGTATCATGGCTTCCACCTGAGTAACTTGGATATTGATGTTTTTAATATGAAGGATTTAACAAAGACTCAGTCATGTAGTAATTCCTAATTaacaagtgtttttatttttgaatgttcTTTGCCTTTGTTTGGCGTGTATAGAACCTATTGACTAGTTATATTGTGCCAATCAGTCATCTTTGGCCTCTCGTTATCGACCTGGCCCAAGGCAGGGGGAAAGAGAGCTGCTCTTGGCGCTCGGGAGGCTCTTATAGGCTGGTGCTTTTGCAGCACTTCAGTGAGGTTTGAGAGTAAAGAGATTTTCACAGACTAAAGGACCAGAGAGTTTGACAGTGACTCTGATGACATAAAAGTAGGCTCAGTAGCTAATTAGTTTGCTTATATCGTGTCTTcccacctgcccctcccctcccactgtccACTGTGCTGAGCTGGAACACTGCACGAGCCTCATCTGTGGCTACATATGTGTGGGCCTCACCAGCCTAACCACATACTGCACCATTGAGTTT
This window harbors:
- the Sh3rf3 gene encoding E3 ubiquitin-protein ligase SH3RF3 — protein: MLLGASWLCASKAAATAARGEGDDRQGEQQRGDQARTEEDMDESSLLDLLECSVCLERLDTTAKVLPCQHTFCRRCLESIVCSRHELRCPECRILVGCGVDELPANILLVRLLDGIRQRPRTGASPGSSPPARPGPGTFPALAGGAGGATGSPPRSPVFLSAAAGSSTSSLCDAATNRSVPVAKVRRYPNDMAPLCGNVYACAHVDVRVVVIRRRG